The Plasmodium relictum strain SGS1 genome assembly, chromosome: 9 genome window below encodes:
- a CDS encoding peptidyl-prolyl cis-trans isomerase, putative yields the protein MTVITSEDVYKFVKDCIKIKEEVENSKKIKKKEKNTNELKNKLSKYNFDYSKFESCIKEIEDEEEEKIEKNKLNYMNNRNPCTHDHSKERQLYEKDSKEKIKASSAFNEEGKKAFYEKNYKLACVYFRKGLIQLDYSFPDSEQDINEQKKLEINLHLNMALTKFHMSKYYECISECSTVLNLDKNNIKAYYRKGQAYMKLDLYNEAKQEFLKVLDLDPNDNNVKKSLLTLKEKILTYNKKNKLVFSKFFSFNENKENKLKNEKKKGKVKDNLNKGNNENTHEKNKHEKLVMNKENLKKIDKDNNFDKNLLNKTEHNKSYLYKAKEYILMINSSNYFKNYYEFLMKNAFLYIFICFSIFLLIFTSYKNFLTYLPFFPILSFIVFLFIYISKKK from the exons ATGACTGTAATAACATCAGAAGATGTTTATAAATTTGTTAAAGActgtataaaaataaaagaggaagtagaaaattcaaaaaagattaaaaaaaaagaaaaaaacacaaatgaattgaaaaataaattgtcAAAATACAATTTCGATTATTCTAAATTTGAAAGTTgtataaaagaaattgaagatgaagaagaagaaaaaatagaaaaaaacaaGCTCAATTACATGAATAATAGGAATCCATGTACTCATGATCATTCAAAAGAAAGACAATTATATGAGAAAgattcaaaagaaaaaataaaagccTCTAGCGCTTTTAATGAAGAAGGAAAAAAGgctttttatgaaaaaaattataaacttGCATGTGTGTATTTTCGTAAAGGATTAATACAACTAGACTATAGTTTTCCTGATTCGGAACAAGATAtaaatgaacaaaaaaaactAGAAATTAATTTACATTTAAATATGGCATTAACAAAATTTCATATGTCTAAATATTATGAATGTATAAGTGAATGCTCTACA GTTTTAAATCTAGATAAGAATAACATAAAAGCTTATTACAGAAAAGGACAAGCCTATATGAAGCTAGACTTATATAATGAAGCAAAACAAGAATTTTTGAAAGTATTAGATCTTGATcctaatgataataatgtaaaaaagTCTTTATTGAccttaaaagaaaaaattttaacttataacaaaaaaaacaaattagtcttttctaaatttttttcttttaacgaaaataaggaaaataaattaaaaaacgagaaaaaaaaaggtaaggtaaaagataatttaaataaaggaAACAATGAAAATACTCATGAAAAAAACAAACATGAGAAATTAGTAATGAATAAagagaatttaaaaaaaatagataaagataataattttgataagaatttattaaataaaacagaacataataaaagttatttatataaagcGAAGGAATACATACTTATGATAAATAGCTCaaactattttaaaaattattatgagttcttaatgaaaaatgcttttctatatatttttatatgtttttcaatttttttattaatttttacttcatataaaaatttcttaaCATATTTACCCTTTTTTccaattttatcttttattgtttttttatttatatatatttctaaaaaaaaataa